CAGCTTGTGGgactcaaagcaccaaaaaatatacttgaaaaacttaatattatatataataatccacagaccttgtgagaagtttcatgaaggaacttttttctctttaccaAGTTACACCCACCAGCCATATCACACAGGGCCCCAGGAAGTGTGCCGGGTTTTGCAGCCAATTTTCGAAGAGgccaaacagtgtaattacactATCACATGATGACCTGCAACCCATGAAGACTTCCCCCCAACCCCTCTGATATAACTGGTTTCCCTGTCAGGATTTAATCCATCTAatccaataacatttggaaaatctAGAGGAGCTGCACGATTGAATCATGTTACCCCCTGGAAGTCTCTAGTGTGCCTGCTCTATGGGCCGCACAGTGTGGAATCAGTGCTGATCATCTGGGTGGTGTCATAATTGTCAGTTGAGCCATTTTTGTCTCAGGAATGAGCTTCTCATCCATGAGTATGTGCACACTTCTTTCTGTGCAGTGAACCTGTTGGCGGGTGTaattcagtaaaaagaaaatagctcataaatgaaactgctttaaaaaaaaaaaaaaatattgccactttaagcaccacaagctgagtgccatctaccTCCATATTGGAGAGAATGCAGACATCACTAAGGTCAATATCTcgaacactctgcaactcacaacaaaacaatctagattgagaAATAACAATACCAGTAAGAGGGAACATGTAGTCTTGCTTTTAAGGTGAACTGCCTCTTTAAGATGACCTTCTTGTAGTTCAGGTAGGctacagtttttatttgatggtttttaatttgattttttttttctcccagactTGCAAAAAGCATATTAGTTGAACAAAAGGctgttattttgtatttaatttaaattaaattcaataaaattgAATCCCCAAAACTGTCCAAAGTAATATAGACCAAAGTCAACAAATCCACTGTACATCTAGCACTGAATTGCTGAAGAAtaattgctttcttttcttgttaCAACTGTTTACTCCACTGGATTGGTGATGTGCATTTCTCAAAGGCACTTCCTCGAGTCATGGAGAGTGTCAGACCGCTCAATTGCAATCTGCAGGTGTCAGAGAGGCACATGAGAAGCACTGTGACAGCAATCAGATGTTGACAGAAATACAGCATCAAACACCAGGATGTGTAGATAATAAGTCATCTTATGGTCAGTTTGGATTTCTTAAGCTTATTTTGATCACTGCTGCAGGGAGATGTGACCATTTCATCTTTGAGTGTTAAGGACAGTCAGAGTACATCACACAGTTGATGAGTTGTGGAAATGTTCATGCACCTGCGTAAAGAGGTCTTGTTTGAGATTGTCTCTCATAACTGCCAATACATTAATCACATGTTGATGTCAAAACCCAGTTTCAGCGCAGTGACGTCATCGCCCTCTGCAGATGTTCCCAATTTGTCAAAAAGGTTAAGTGTTCAGCGGTTCCATTTGTTCTGTCCTGAACCCTTCATCTGCCCTCCTCTTCCacgctcacatacacacacacacaccccccccccgaaacacactcacacacacaccctccgtCATACACCCACCACCCTGTACGTCAGTGGCAGACAGGGGTAGAGGCGTATAAAAGAGTGAGGGACTTTGGAGGTAGAGCAGAAGAAACATCAGTGGTTTCCAGATCTTGTGACCAGCTGCCACCAACTGCACTGCACTTTCTGCACCACTGTCCTCTGGATCTCGGAGCCGCTCAgactccctttctctctcaaacactcacacactatCTCTGTGAGCCTCCTGCTCCTGTGACTGTCGCTCTGGTCCGTCACCTGCACTTCTGTCACAGCATGCAGCTCTTGGTGGTGTTAGCAGCTCTCATGGGGGTCCTGTTCAGCGTTAGAGCAGCCGCCGTGCTTCCTGTGGAGGATAGGAGCTCCATCCATGTGAACAGGGTGAGgagatttttatttctcatgtgtgtttcatgtgaaattttattttattttttaatttcacaatcAATAGATATGCCCATTGCTTGTaggaaacatgtttaaataatttgcttttgctttttaaagaattactttaaaatcagtgttgattgtgaaataaacaaaaactaaaaggtTGTGGTATttctaatttgcatttttagatcattttcaaTGTAAAGATAGCACAGTCTTTAATTCATCCTGTTAATTTATACTTGGTTaaatgtgaaaagtaaaaaaaataagtaatagcTTCCTAGTAAAATAGCTGTAATATAGATGTAAGATGTTGAATTTTCACACTTTCCTTTATCTAGTtttataatatatgttttataataacaaatgcatctgatttttttttttcaggagctGAGTAAAGAGCGCAAGGAGCTGATCCTGAAGCTGGTGTCTGGCTTGTTGGATGGAGCTCTGGACACCAACATGCTGCCGGGAGAAGCGGCACCTGTGGACCTCGAGGAGCCGCTTGAGTCTCGTCTGGAGGAGAGGGCTGTCTACAACAGGCTATCACTGCCTCAGCGTGATCGTAAAGCCCCCTGTAAAAACTTCTTCTGGAAAACTTTCACCTCGTGCTAACAGtgccccaaaaaaaaaaagcccggCTCTGCCTGCCTACTATACTCCTTCCCTGCCAGCTCCACATGAACTGTAGTAGATCTGAGCTGTACATAAAATCATCTACACCTGTCAGACATGCAGCATCTATGGacttcactgacacagtgtgtctgtttgaatattaattatttatgtatctatTTATGTATacaatgtatgtatttatgtatgtagcCGTTTCTTTCAGGGTCAACAATAAAGCATGGATATAACATTTGAGAAGGGAATTAATTGCTTTTGTAAATTGGtccaaaaaaagaggaaacaaagaaactgTCACATTTTCTGACTGCTTCAACAATATAAATGCAAAGTAggttttcatgcaaaaatgatggctgtatttttattgatgGAGAAATTATTTACTTCACAAAAATTGTGGAAAGGGTATGCTTTTTTTCtatccacaaaaaaataagttgcaGTTGTAAATGGCACACTGACAAGACAATTTTCACCTTCTTCAATCAGAGTTCTCTCTTTTCTCAGCGCTGCTCTTCAGAGGCAACAGAGCGCAGTTCATAATGTGGGTATCTTACTCATTATGCTTTGTACTTTTTGCTTTACAACTATCTCTAGTTTATAGGCAAAGAAAATCTTCCAGGGAAAGACATactgcacaagaaaacatttaatatttcaatttaGAATCAAAATTTAGAACAAAAGTGCCACAATTAGATCCTTAAATAAAAAGCCCATTACTGATTTCTAAATTAAAGTGtacaattacaaaattaaaCCATAATAATTACGTTTTGCCTTAATGCTTTATAGATAAAGGCTACATGCTTGGTGGTGAGAGTCTGCATTGTGAAGGTGTAATGTACATGTGTTTGCACATGTTTAATTCTTAGCCAGACTTTGGTCCTTATAAATTCCTAGTCACAAGTCTAGCAAAAGGCTTCAGTGACTTATCACAGGTTGTTAATTACGTCAGTGAATAAATCGGAAGCTTCCCCCGTATTCACTCAGTGTTttcagtagcagcagcagttaaaGTGCACTGAAAGGTAGAAACCTGTTGTACaataaaacagtggaaaaaatgagcatGAAAAAAGCTACGTGGTGTTGATATGAATCTGACTTCAATGAAAGCGCAGACAAGGCTGTAGTTGCATGCTGAGATAACGAAGTGTTACCCGTGTGACCCTAACAACCCAGCTTTCGATTCTTGCTGCAACCAAGACCCCGCACTGGCAACTGGCGGCTCGGCCCTCAATCAGTCACACTGCAATTACCACACGCTCTCATAGCCCTTCTGGCATGTACGGCCATTGTGATATGTGTCTCTTTTAACCACTTACTGAGGTAGGGAGTGGAGTGGGTGCTGGCCACAATCAAATATTGACTTTCAAGCTGGGCCCACAGTCCCTATTAGTGAACTGATGGATTTCATGCGGTAAATTAGATGCAAACATCTTGCTGTTTTAGCCAGTTCAAAtgagtatatatttttttagagtaGTGAATAAATGGCTGATTAGcgagcaaaaataaacaaacaaaacagcattggCTAACAATTATAAGAGCACTTTCAGTACAGTATTGAATAATATATATTcgtaattaaaataatataggtgatttacacacacacataatctcTGGCACTTTTTTCTTGTGCACTAACTCATTTACCAGCTCttagaatttaaattaaaagtaaaatttcttTTGCCTCAGTTGTTGTAGGTTTCAGTAAAATAGCCCTGTAGTGTTGATCAGTTTAAACTGTGTGTGGAATTATTGGGGAAAACTGGCAATGCAGATTTAAATCAAGATGGGATCTCAGAGCAAAaagcctttgcattttttgtatgttaatGAAATTATCATTGCTATCATTTTTTCCTACTGGTTCTCAGTAAcataatgtcagttttttataGTTCTCCTGCAATGTTATTGGATGCTGTCAAATTATTTCAAATGGAGTGGATAATCTGGGGAATGAAGTGTTGACCTGCTGATAATTGGTAGTATATTAGTTGACTCAGCAAAGTAAGGGAAAGGAACttactttttcatctttgtgCTTGGGGGAATGTTTTTAGTAAAAAGGCTCAAACCAAGCTGAAGTCAGCAGTAATTGgtataatttcctttttaaattgctaatcttttttgattttgtcaaatcGACactaaaatcatcaaattttgGACTTGATTGCACACCTCTGCAttctacaaaaacaacatttttaaaattgtttccCTGGTGAATGTACTGTTTGAGGTTTCCTCTGAGCAATAATTTATCCCCTTTGCTAAGCGGATGTGTACCAGCAAATGGAATACTAAAGTGCAGTGTGTGGATTTTTAATTA
The DNA window shown above is from Plectropomus leopardus isolate mb chromosome 8, YSFRI_Pleo_2.0, whole genome shotgun sequence and carries:
- the LOC121947537 gene encoding somatostatin-1B-like; the encoded protein is MQLLVVLAALMGVLFSVRAAAVLPVEDRSSIHVNRELSKERKELILKLVSGLLDGALDTNMLPGEAAPVDLEEPLESRLEERAVYNRLSLPQRDRKAPCKNFFWKTFTSC